One region of Pyramidobacter sp. YE332 genomic DNA includes:
- a CDS encoding TRAP transporter fused permease subunit gives MTKRKLDGVVAKGLWLYVLAMGLFHLYTAVFGAFEAYLQRAIHLTWVLPMVFVVYPMSENKKSAQPQTAVPWYDWCFAVVSAVPGIYIMLNYNMIVERMIGVDEITAIQLILGTIVVLALIEATRRAVGLPIILVSLAFMGYCMYYMMTDIAAQSGTLGNFTLANFRDWFSGAFKLLIEEMFLTDEGIYSSSLGVSATLVMIFLIFGGFLENSGVGEYFMEFAQAFTGTQAGGPAKIAVVSSCLFGSISGSAVANVYGTGTFTIPLMKRIGYKPYFAGAVEAVASSGGQIMPPVMGAGAFVMASFLNVPFSRIVVAAILPALLYYAAVLVMVHLTAKRDGLKGLPPEELPGKRSVLKRAYMMSPIVLLVYLLLDGYTPMYAAIAGIVLAWGVSLPNPKRRMGPKGILRAIHDGAKGIPVVCTACASAGFVLGAVALSGIGPKIVSAVLSASHGIPVLTLLLIAVVCLILGMGLPTTSAYILAASLSVPALGQLHFNSIAAHMFVFYYAIISNITPPVALAAYAAASIAEDSPNKTGWAACRLGFLAFVIPFAFCYDGGLLLQLDWTHNLISVISGVALVFGIGFSFTGYCGGRIPMWSRVLFAVFGLASMWKSSLISLGGTVAIFVLYTFCQKVFAGKKASSAL, from the coding sequence ATGACAAAAAGAAAACTCGATGGAGTCGTCGCAAAAGGCCTATGGCTTTATGTACTGGCGATGGGGCTCTTTCATCTTTATACCGCGGTTTTCGGAGCCTTTGAAGCGTACCTTCAAAGGGCGATCCACCTCACATGGGTCCTGCCGATGGTCTTCGTCGTCTATCCCATGTCCGAAAACAAAAAATCGGCGCAGCCCCAGACGGCCGTGCCATGGTACGATTGGTGCTTCGCCGTTGTTTCCGCCGTTCCCGGCATCTATATCATGCTCAACTACAACATGATCGTCGAGCGCATGATCGGCGTCGATGAGATCACGGCGATCCAGCTGATCCTCGGCACGATCGTCGTTCTCGCTTTGATCGAAGCGACCCGCCGCGCCGTGGGGCTTCCCATCATTCTCGTCTCGCTCGCTTTTATGGGCTACTGCATGTATTACATGATGACCGACATCGCTGCGCAGAGCGGAACGCTGGGCAATTTCACTCTCGCCAATTTCCGCGACTGGTTCTCGGGCGCCTTCAAACTTTTGATCGAGGAGATGTTCCTGACCGACGAGGGCATTTACTCGTCCTCGCTGGGCGTTTCGGCGACGCTGGTGATGATCTTCCTGATCTTCGGCGGCTTTCTCGAGAACAGCGGCGTCGGCGAGTATTTCATGGAATTCGCTCAGGCCTTCACGGGAACTCAGGCCGGCGGTCCCGCCAAAATCGCGGTCGTCAGTTCCTGTCTTTTCGGCTCGATCTCCGGTTCCGCCGTCGCCAATGTGTACGGCACGGGAACGTTCACGATTCCCCTCATGAAGCGCATCGGCTACAAGCCCTATTTTGCGGGCGCGGTCGAAGCCGTGGCAAGTTCCGGCGGTCAGATCATGCCGCCGGTCATGGGAGCCGGCGCTTTTGTGATGGCTTCCTTCCTCAACGTCCCTTTCAGCCGCATCGTCGTCGCCGCAATCCTTCCGGCGCTGCTTTACTATGCCGCCGTCCTCGTCATGGTCCACCTGACCGCCAAGCGCGACGGGCTCAAGGGGCTGCCGCCCGAGGAGCTGCCCGGGAAAAGGAGCGTGCTGAAACGCGCTTACATGATGTCGCCTATCGTTCTTCTCGTCTATCTGCTCCTCGACGGTTACACGCCCATGTATGCCGCCATCGCCGGCATCGTTCTGGCCTGGGGCGTGTCGCTGCCCAATCCCAAACGGCGCATGGGGCCAAAAGGCATCCTGCGCGCCATTCACGACGGAGCCAAAGGGATCCCCGTGGTCTGCACCGCCTGCGCTTCGGCCGGCTTCGTTCTCGGGGCCGTGGCACTTTCCGGCATCGGGCCGAAAATCGTCAGCGCGGTCCTTTCGGCGTCCCACGGCATTCCCGTGCTCACGCTGCTGCTGATCGCCGTGGTCTGTCTGATCCTCGGCATGGGACTGCCGACGACGAGCGCCTACATTCTCGCGGCATCATTGAGCGTTCCGGCGCTCGGCCAGCTTCACTTCAACAGCATCGCCGCCCATATGTTCGTGTTTTATTATGCGATCATCTCCAACATCACGCCTCCCGTCGCCCTTGCCGCGTACGCCGCGGCGTCCATCGCCGAAGATTCGCCCAACAAGACGGGATGGGCCGCCTGCCGTTTGGGATTTTTGGCTTTCGTCATCCCCTTCGCTTTCTGTTACGACGGCGGGCTGCTGCTTCAGCTCGACTGGACACACAACCTCATCTCCGTTATCAGCGGCGTCGCGTTGGTGTTCGGCATCGGTTTCAGTTTTACCGGTTATTGCGGCGGCAGAATCCCGATGTGGAGCCGCGTCCTTTTCGCGGTCTTCGGGCTGGCCTCCATGTGGAAGAGTTCTCTGATCTCTCTCGGCGGAACCGTGGCGATTTTCGTGTTGTACACTTTCTGTCAGAAGGTCTTCGCCGGTAAAAAAGCGTCTTCCGCGCTTTAA
- a CDS encoding Tex family protein, whose protein sequence is MADYTGRIAQELKLPVSGVGAVAELLAEGCTVPFIARYRKEKTGSLDEVAITAIRDGLARIEELEKRREAILGSLTERGVLTEELKKTIDAAATMTALEDAYLPFRPKRRTRASAAREAGLQPLADALLEQKGRDPRELAARYVNEEKGVADAETALAGARDIIAENVSENPAVRQDMRVIFVRFGVCASSVVEKRKEEPEAATYADYFDWKEPLLRVPSHRLLAVMRGEKEGYLTFSIRPKERLALEKLYARYVTGSGEDSRQVEAAVTDGYRRLLAPSMETEARSTLKKRADTDAIAIFARNLRELLMASPFGARPIMAIDPGIRTGCKVVCLDAKGDLLHHTVIFIQRSDAQYVQAGETIRALAARFKPDAVAVGNGTASRETEEFLRGLDLDIPIIVVSESGASVYSASELARKEFPDQDVTVRGAVSIGRRLMDPLAELVKIDPKSIGVGQYQHDVDQKQLKNALDDTVVSCVNAVGVDLNTASAKLLSYVSGLTPSLADNVVKFRENEGPFKRRQDVLKVPRLGPKAYQQAAGFLRIRDAENPLDASAVHPENYGIVDAIAADQNCAVADLIAAKDLRGKIDLNRYVTDEVGLPTLEDILSELEKPGRDPRSALEIFSFDPNVRELTDLEPGMKLPGIVSNVTAFGAFVNIGVHQDGLVHVSQMGRYVKDISTVLHPGMAVEVYVIDVDVKRRRISLRMELGKKAAREKSAVK, encoded by the coding sequence ATGGCCGATTACACAGGGCGGATCGCCCAGGAATTGAAACTTCCCGTCAGCGGCGTCGGCGCCGTCGCCGAACTTCTCGCAGAAGGGTGCACAGTCCCTTTCATCGCCCGCTACCGCAAGGAAAAAACCGGTTCCCTCGACGAAGTCGCGATCACCGCGATCCGCGACGGACTGGCCCGAATCGAAGAACTCGAAAAACGGCGCGAGGCGATTCTGGGTTCGCTGACCGAGCGCGGCGTCCTTACGGAAGAGCTGAAAAAGACGATCGACGCCGCTGCGACGATGACCGCTCTGGAAGACGCCTACCTCCCCTTCCGCCCAAAGCGCCGGACGCGCGCTTCGGCCGCCCGTGAAGCGGGGCTCCAGCCTTTGGCCGACGCCCTGCTGGAACAAAAGGGGCGCGACCCGCGGGAACTGGCCGCACGCTATGTGAACGAGGAAAAAGGCGTCGCCGATGCCGAGACCGCTCTGGCCGGCGCGCGCGACATCATCGCCGAAAACGTCAGCGAAAACCCGGCGGTACGCCAGGACATGCGCGTGATCTTTGTCCGCTTCGGCGTTTGCGCTTCCTCAGTCGTCGAAAAAAGGAAAGAGGAACCGGAAGCGGCGACGTACGCCGATTATTTCGACTGGAAAGAGCCGCTCCTGCGCGTGCCTTCCCATCGCCTGCTGGCGGTGATGCGCGGAGAAAAGGAAGGCTACCTCACCTTCTCGATCCGCCCCAAGGAAAGGCTGGCGCTGGAAAAGCTTTACGCGCGTTACGTCACGGGAAGCGGCGAAGATTCCAGGCAGGTCGAAGCGGCCGTCACCGACGGCTATCGCCGTCTGCTGGCGCCTTCCATGGAAACGGAGGCCCGCAGCACGCTGAAAAAGCGCGCCGACACCGACGCCATCGCCATTTTCGCCCGCAATCTCCGCGAGCTGCTGATGGCCTCGCCCTTCGGCGCCCGCCCCATCATGGCTATCGACCCGGGGATCAGGACGGGGTGCAAGGTCGTCTGCCTCGACGCAAAAGGCGATCTGCTGCACCACACGGTCATTTTCATCCAGCGCTCCGACGCCCAGTACGTTCAGGCCGGCGAAACCATCCGCGCGCTGGCCGCGCGTTTCAAGCCCGACGCGGTCGCCGTCGGCAACGGCACGGCCAGCCGGGAAACGGAAGAGTTCCTGCGCGGCCTCGATCTGGACATCCCCATCATCGTCGTCAGCGAAAGCGGCGCTTCCGTCTATTCGGCTTCGGAACTGGCCCGCAAGGAATTTCCCGACCAGGACGTGACGGTCCGCGGCGCCGTTTCGATCGGTCGTCGCCTCATGGATCCGCTGGCGGAACTCGTGAAGATCGATCCCAAATCGATCGGCGTCGGTCAGTATCAGCACGACGTCGATCAGAAACAGCTCAAAAACGCTCTTGACGACACCGTCGTCTCGTGCGTCAACGCCGTCGGCGTCGATCTGAACACCGCCAGCGCCAAACTGCTGTCCTATGTTTCCGGGCTGACGCCGTCGCTGGCCGACAACGTCGTCAAATTCCGCGAAAACGAGGGTCCCTTCAAGCGGCGCCAGGACGTGCTGAAAGTTCCCCGCCTGGGCCCCAAAGCCTATCAACAGGCCGCCGGCTTTTTGCGCATCCGCGACGCGGAGAACCCTCTCGACGCCAGCGCGGTCCATCCCGAGAACTACGGCATCGTCGACGCCATCGCCGCGGACCAGAACTGCGCCGTCGCCGACCTGATCGCCGCCAAAGACCTGCGCGGCAAGATCGACTTGAATCGCTACGTCACCGACGAGGTCGGCCTGCCGACGCTCGAGGACATCCTCTCCGAATTGGAAAAACCCGGACGCGACCCCCGCAGCGCGTTGGAGATCTTTTCTTTCGATCCCAACGTGCGCGAACTGACCGACCTCGAGCCGGGCATGAAACTGCCGGGCATCGTCTCCAACGTCACGGCCTTCGGCGCGTTTGTCAACATCGGCGTGCATCAGGACGGCCTCGTCCACGTCAGCCAGATGGGACGCTACGTGAAGGACATTTCCACCGTGCTTCATCCCGGCATGGCGGTGGAAGTTTACGTTATCGACGTGGACGTCAAACGGCGCAGGATCTCCCTGCGCATGGAACTCGGCAAAAAAGCCGCCCGCGAAAAAAGCGCGGTCAAATAA
- a CDS encoding heavy metal-binding domain-containing protein, with amino-acid sequence MDKKEIALSTGTIPPPGAVELGLVTGSCVISTSILGDALAALRNMSVGGELKQYTELLRTSTEKAMERLGKKAREKGADGVYAIQFMAPQVAGGAAEVVAVGTAYKFDDK; translated from the coding sequence ATGGATAAAAAAGAGATCGCTCTTTCCACGGGGACCATTCCGCCGCCGGGCGCCGTGGAGCTCGGACTCGTGACCGGCAGCTGCGTGATCAGCACTTCGATCCTGGGCGACGCCCTGGCCGCCCTCAGGAACATGTCGGTGGGCGGCGAGCTGAAACAATACACCGAACTGCTGCGGACGAGCACCGAAAAAGCCATGGAGCGGCTTGGCAAAAAAGCGCGCGAGAAGGGGGCCGACGGGGTTTACGCGATCCAGTTCATGGCACCGCAGGTCGCCGGCGGCGCCGCCGAAGTGGTCGCGGTCGGCACCGCTTATAAGTTCGATGACAAATAA
- a CDS encoding isochorismatase family protein, which translates to MKKTALFIIDVQNDFCENGALAVPDGNAVVPVCNRLIQMAAERGCPVLASRDWHPVNHCSFKDFGGSWPMHCVAGQDGAEFHPDLQLPVDVMVFNKGTDANAEAYSAFDGTQAAGVLHDAGIERLIICGLATDYCVKASVLDALQAGFDVLVVSDGCRAVNVDPDDGEKAFAEMEAAGATILPLAKVEF; encoded by the coding sequence ATGAAAAAAACAGCGCTTTTTATTATCGACGTTCAGAATGACTTCTGCGAAAACGGCGCTTTGGCGGTACCGGACGGCAACGCGGTCGTCCCGGTGTGCAACCGGCTGATCCAGATGGCCGCCGAACGCGGCTGCCCGGTGCTGGCCAGCCGCGACTGGCACCCTGTCAATCATTGCAGCTTCAAGGACTTCGGCGGCTCCTGGCCGATGCACTGCGTGGCCGGGCAGGACGGGGCGGAGTTCCATCCCGATCTGCAGCTGCCGGTAGACGTGATGGTCTTCAACAAGGGAACGGACGCGAACGCCGAAGCCTATTCGGCGTTCGACGGCACGCAGGCCGCCGGCGTGCTCCATGACGCGGGCATCGAGCGATTGATCATCTGCGGGCTGGCGACGGATTATTGCGTCAAAGCGAGCGTCCTCGACGCGCTGCAGGCGGGGTTCGACGTGCTGGTGGTCAGCGACGGCTGCCGCGCCGTCAACGTGGATCCGGACGACGGCGAAAAGGCTTTCGCCGAGATGGAAGCCGCCGGAGCGACGATCCTGCCTCTTGCCAAGGTCGAATTCTGA
- a CDS encoding aminoacetone oxidase family FAD-binding enzyme has protein sequence MSTFDVVVVGGGPAGMMAAARAAQYGARTVLLEKNRELGRKLMITGRGRCNFAHDQEDPELLSKDYRRGGEFLLPALRTFGAKETTAFFLRRGVVSAHERGHRLYPREGQDASSVVNALWTALKDGGVQVLRGIEVRSLDILGGKVRRVTTGREEIEGRAFILATGGLSFPNTGSTGDGYRWARKAGHEIVETTPALCPIKIAERFDDQLSGLKLKNVRVTLRHDGETVDERFGEMDFTPFGISGAIVMDLAAGVGNCLRQTGRTTVHIDLKPALEPERLDARIERDFHEFGGDALRFALRKMLPAQIIPEVLKMAALDMGKPCGETTAEERLALRNTIKDFAVTPTELLGFRHAIVTSGGVSTDEIEPETMASKLVPNLYFAGEMIDVDGPTGGYNLQECWSTGFTAGSAAAEALGYKKPTDEDIVRQMEAARNRRYEISQAERQKFKEEKTEDMTIKTGPTDDKEFCGWRDPRRRQTSEQTKGDAGGGKFSFGKDRRPSFERPSSEGRHRENPFRRADRPDRPQKAYREDRDFGERRDFVERPRFSEERRSFRRDEDRPFERERRPFENDRGEPRPFRRTDGLHHEYRQHPYGRSAREDFSEPSRFHETAAEGRSRRSERRPFDRSDFRERDERRDFERPRAPRPFREKFRDEDPEYQTRSDSPLRNRRPRFSDPPDRPHTSGARERRGAYERGFGNERISYAGRSERPYDNRRSHTDRDFHAGRNPQERPFHGARPFDEDRIRERDFHHESRPPRNKQGVSKPRPRKFTSFSRFRKDHER, from the coding sequence ATGAGCACATTTGACGTTGTCGTTGTCGGCGGCGGTCCGGCCGGGATGATGGCGGCGGCCCGCGCCGCCCAATACGGCGCCCGCACGGTTTTGCTCGAAAAGAACCGCGAGCTGGGGCGCAAATTGATGATCACCGGCCGGGGACGCTGCAACTTTGCCCACGATCAGGAGGATCCGGAACTTTTATCGAAAGATTACCGCCGCGGCGGGGAATTTTTGCTGCCGGCGCTTCGCACGTTCGGCGCCAAAGAAACCACCGCGTTTTTTCTGCGCCGCGGCGTGGTGTCGGCGCACGAACGCGGACACCGCCTCTATCCCCGTGAGGGACAGGACGCCTCGTCGGTCGTCAACGCGCTGTGGACGGCGCTGAAGGACGGCGGTGTCCAGGTGCTGCGCGGGATAGAGGTCCGCTCTCTCGACATCCTCGGCGGCAAAGTCCGCCGCGTCACCACGGGACGCGAGGAAATCGAAGGGCGCGCTTTCATCCTCGCGACGGGCGGGCTATCTTTTCCCAACACCGGCTCCACCGGCGACGGCTACCGCTGGGCCCGCAAGGCCGGCCACGAGATCGTCGAAACGACGCCGGCGCTGTGCCCGATCAAGATCGCGGAACGCTTCGACGATCAGCTGTCCGGTCTGAAGCTCAAAAACGTGCGCGTCACGCTCCGTCACGACGGTGAAACCGTGGACGAGCGCTTCGGAGAGATGGATTTCACGCCGTTCGGCATTTCCGGCGCCATCGTCATGGACCTGGCCGCCGGCGTGGGGAACTGCCTGCGTCAGACGGGCCGCACGACCGTCCATATCGACCTCAAACCGGCGCTCGAGCCGGAACGTCTCGACGCGCGCATCGAACGCGACTTCCACGAGTTCGGCGGCGACGCGCTGCGCTTTGCGCTCAGAAAAATGCTGCCTGCGCAGATCATCCCCGAAGTGCTCAAAATGGCCGCGCTCGACATGGGGAAGCCCTGCGGCGAGACCACGGCCGAAGAGCGGCTCGCGCTCAGAAACACGATCAAGGATTTCGCCGTCACGCCCACGGAACTTCTTGGGTTCAGGCACGCCATCGTCACCAGCGGCGGCGTGAGCACCGACGAGATCGAGCCGGAGACCATGGCCTCGAAGCTCGTTCCCAACCTTTACTTCGCCGGAGAGATGATCGACGTCGACGGGCCGACCGGCGGCTACAACCTTCAGGAATGCTGGAGCACCGGTTTTACCGCCGGGAGCGCGGCCGCCGAAGCTCTGGGGTACAAAAAGCCCACCGACGAGGACATCGTCAGACAGATGGAAGCGGCGCGCAACCGCAGATATGAAATCTCCCAAGCGGAGCGGCAGAAATTCAAGGAGGAGAAAACCGAAGACATGACGATCAAAACCGGCCCCACCGACGACAAAGAGTTCTGCGGCTGGAGAGATCCCCGCAGGCGGCAGACGTCCGAACAGACAAAAGGGGACGCTGGCGGCGGCAAATTCAGTTTCGGAAAAGACCGCCGGCCTTCTTTTGAGCGGCCTTCTTCCGAAGGCCGTCACCGCGAGAATCCTTTCCGGCGCGCCGATCGTCCGGATCGTCCCCAAAAGGCGTACCGGGAAGACAGAGATTTCGGGGAGCGCCGGGATTTTGTCGAACGCCCGCGTTTTTCGGAAGAGCGTCGTTCCTTCCGTCGGGACGAAGACCGCCCGTTCGAAAGAGAGCGGCGTCCGTTCGAAAACGATCGCGGCGAGCCGCGCCCATTCCGCCGCACCGACGGCCTTCACCATGAGTACCGCCAGCATCCTTACGGCAGGAGCGCACGCGAAGATTTTTCGGAACCGTCCCGCTTTCACGAAACGGCGGCCGAAGGAAGATCCCGACGCTCGGAACGGCGCCCTTTCGACCGCTCCGACTTCAGAGAACGCGATGAACGCCGCGACTTCGAACGGCCGCGCGCTCCGCGTCCATTCCGAGAAAAATTCCGCGACGAAGATCCCGAATATCAAACACGCTCCGACTCGCCTTTGCGGAATCGGCGTCCCCGTTTTTCCGATCCGCCCGACCGTCCTCATACGTCCGGCGCCAGAGAACGTCGCGGCGCTTACGAGCGCGGCTTCGGCAACGAACGAATTTCGTACGCCGGCCGTTCGGAGCGTCCTTACGACAATCGCCGGAGCCATACCGACCGCGACTTTCATGCCGGACGCAATCCTCAGGAGCGCCCCTTTCACGGCGCGCGGCCGTTCGACGAAGACCGGATCCGGGAAAGGGATTTCCATCACGAAAGCAGACCGCCCCGCAACAAGCAGGGCGTTTCCAAACCGCGTCCGCGAAAATTCACCAGTTTCTCCCGTTTCAGGAAAGATCACGAACGATAA